The Candidatus Bathyarchaeota archaeon sequence GGACGACCGTGAAGCAGACGCGGCGTCCGTCGCTAGAGACGTGCGGGTAGACCTCATCCACCGTAGGCGTCCTAGTTATGTTGACGACGTTCGAGCCGTCTGCGTCCATCACATAAAGCTCGCTATTGCCCTCACGACGAGATTGATAACAAATCTTAAGCCCGGAGCGTTTAAGCTCCCTACGTAGCTCAGACTGAGCAGGGCTTTCTTCATCCGGAGAGAATCCAGCGACCGTGGGTTCGACCGTTGGATGCACTTGATTATCGACCTCGAGAACTGCAACCCATTTAACTCGAGACATTCAAATCCACAACTATACTTAGCAAAAGAGACTTTTCTAATAAGACTTTCTCGGAACCATAAAATTATACGGAATCGCATTAGAGAAGGCTCGGTTTTTATAGGAGGTCATAGGGGACTTTGACCTTCCCTTTAACCCTCGCCTCTGCGTGGCAAAGCGGGTGGTTTAACGCCTCCTCCATGAGCTTGCGGAACTTTACGTAGCCTCCTCTCTGCTCAGATATCCACTCAGCCGAGAAGCTTCCAGACCTTATCTCGTTCAGACTCAGCCTCATAGCGTCTTCTATCAGTTTCAGAAACCTACGTGCTCTTGAAAGTTGGCCATATTGGCTGGTTCTCGAGTGTAGGGGGAGTTGACCGATAAGCCCCCGCTTACATACTTGTCTAAACATCTCTATGAGCTCGCCAGACGCCAGAAGCTCGAGCACTATAGCCTCGGGGCTGTAACCCGCCTCTGAAAGTATCTCATAAGCCTTCATGAAAGCCGCTATTATAACCGGCATAACCGCCTGCTCTGTGAACAGGTCGAGCTCAGTCTCCTCCTCGAAGCTAGACTTGAGCGCACCCACCCGTGTAAACCCTAGAGCTTTCGCTAAAGCCAGTAATCTTCTCCAGGCTTCACCCGTGTAGTCTTGTTTAACGGCCAGGAACGCTGGAGCACCTAGGCCTAGCTCGTAGAGCCTTCTGACCCCGGAGCCTATCATCCTAGGCGCTGCTAAAGCCACGTCCACGAAAGCTGGGGGCTTTATAAGCCCATATCTGATGGAGAATCCATGGGCGAAAACCAGCATCTTACCCTCACTTAGGTTTCCTTC is a genomic window containing:
- the ilvC gene encoding ketol-acid reductoisomerase, producing the protein MAEVFYDKDADPSALKGLTVGILGYGNQGRAWALNLRDSDVDVVVGNVRDEYWDKAEKDGFKVLNLDEASAEADLICLLLPDEVQPVVYREHVEGNLSEGKMLVFAHGFSIRYGLIKPPAFVDVALAAPRMIGSGVRRLYELGLGAPAFLAVKQDYTGEAWRRLLALAKALGFTRVGALKSSFEEETELDLFTEQAVMPVIIAAFMKAYEILSEAGYSPEAIVLELLASGELIEMFRQVCKRGLIGQLPLHSRTSQYGQLSRARRFLKLIEDAMRLSLNEIRSGSFSAEWISEQRGGYVKFRKLMEEALNHPLCHAEARVKGKVKVPYDLL